From a region of the Calonectris borealis chromosome 2, bCalBor7.hap1.2, whole genome shotgun sequence genome:
- the MYC gene encoding myc proto-oncogene protein encodes MPLSAGFPSKNYDYDYDSVQPYFYFEEEEENFYLAAQQRGSELQPPAPSEDIWKKFELLPTPPLSPSRRSSLAAASCFPSTADQLEIVTELLGGDMVNQSFICDPDDESFVKSIIIQDCMWSGFSAAAKLEKVVSEKLASYQAARREGGPAARPGPPPAGPPPPPPGLAASPAASAGLYLHDLGAAAADCIDPSVVFPYPLSERAPRAGPPGASPASLLGDDTPPTTSSDSEEEQEEDEEIDVVTLAEANESESSTESSTDTSEEHSKPHHSPLVLKRCHVNIHQHNYAAPPSTKVEYPAAKRLKLDSGRVLKQISNNRKCSSPRTSDSEENDKRRTHNVLERQRRNELKLSFFALRDQIPEVANNEKAPKVVILKKATEYVLSIQSDEHRLIAEKEQLRRRREQLKHKLEQLRNSCA; translated from the exons ATGCCGCTCAGCGCCGGCTTCCCCAGCAAGAACTACGACTACGACTACGACTCGGTGCAGCCCTACTTCTACttcgaggaggaggaggagaacttCTACCTGGCGGCGCAGCAGCGGGGCAGCgagctgcagccccccgccccgtccgAGGACATCTGGAAGAAGTTTGAACTGCTGCCCACGccgcccctctcccccagccgcCGCTCCAGCCTGGCCGCCGCCTCCTGCTTCCCCTCCACCGCCGACCAGCTGGAGATCGTGACCGAGCTCCTCGGGGGGGACATGGTCAACCAGAGCTTCATCTGCGACCCGGACGACGAGTCCTTCGTCAAGTCCATCATCATCCAGGACTGCATGTGGAGCGGCTTCTCCGCCGCCGCCAAGCTGGAGAAGGTGGTCTCCGAGAAGCTGGCCTCCTACCAGGCGGCCCGCCGGGaggggggccccgccgcccgccccggcccgccgcccgccgggccgccgccgccaccgcccggtctcgccgcctcccccgccgcctcgGCCGGCCTCTACCTGCACGAcctgggcgccgccgccgccgactGCATCGACCCCTCGGTGGTCTTCCCCTACCCGCTCAGCGAGCGGGCCCCGCGGGCCGGACCGCCCGGCGCCAGCCCCGCGTCCCTGCTGGGCGACGACACGCCGCCCACCACCAGCAGCGACTCGG aaGAAGaacaagaggaagatgaggaaattGATGTCGTTACATTAGCTGAAGCGAATGAATCCGAATCCAGCACAGAGTCCAGCACAGACACATCAGAAGAGCACAGTAAGCCCCACCACAGCCCGCTGGTTCTCAAACGGTGTCACGTCAACATCCATCAGCACAATTATGCCGCTCCTCCTTCCACGAAGGTTGAATACCCAGCTGCAAAAAGGCTAAAGTTGGACAGTGGCAGAGTTCTCAAACAGATCAGCAATAACCGAAAATGCTCGAGTCCCCGCACGTCAGATTCGGAAGAGAACGACAAAAGGCGAACGCACAATGTCTTGGAGCGCCAGAGGAGAAACGAGCTGAAGCTGAGTTTCTTTGCTTTGCGTGACCAGATACCTGAGGTGGCCAACAACGAAAAGGCGCCCAAGGTTGTCATCCTGAAAAAAGCAACGGAGTACGTTCTTTCCATCCAGTCGGACGAACACAGACTGATCGCAGAGAAAGAGCAGTTGAGGCGGAGGAGAGAACAGTTGAAACACAAACTCGAGCAGCTAAGGAACTCTTGTGCATAG